One Cricetulus griseus strain 17A/GY chromosome 5, alternate assembly CriGri-PICRH-1.0, whole genome shotgun sequence genomic window carries:
- the Eapp gene encoding E2F-associated phosphoprotein, whose protein sequence is MNRLQDDYDPYAVEEPSDEEPALSSSEDEVDVLLHGTPDQKRKLIRECLTGESESSSEDEFEKEMEAELNSTIKTMEDKLSSMGTGGSSAVGNVGGVTAKYYDDIYFDSDSEDEDKAAQVTKKKKKKQRRIPTNDELLYDPEKDNRDQAWVDAQRRGYHAFGLQRPHQKQQPVPNSDAVLNCPACMTTLCLDCQRHESYKTQYRAMFVMNCSVNREEVLRYKNPENRKKKRGAKKMRSNAEGPVETEEEEIYHPVMCTECSTEVAVYDKDEVFHFFNVLASHS, encoded by the exons TTCTGAAGATGAAGTGGATGTGCTGTTACATGGAACTCCTGACCAAAAACGAAAACTCATCCGGGAATGTCTTACTGGAGAAAGTGAATCATCTAGTGaagatgaatttgaaaaagaaatggaagctgAATTGAACTCTACCATAAAGACAATGGAGGATAAGCTGTCCTCCATGGGGACAG GAGGGTCTTCGGCAGTTGGGAATGTTGGAGGAGTTACAGCAAAGTACTATGATGACATTTATTTTGATTCCGATTCTGAGGATGAAGACAAAGCAG cacAAGTgaccaagaaaaagaagaagaaacaacgCAGGATTCCAACAAACGATGAGTTGCTATATGATCCTGAGAAAGATAACAGAGACCAAGCCTGGGTTGATGCACAGAGAAGAGG ttaccaTGCTTTTGGATTGCAGAGACCCCATCAGAAACAACAGCCTGTTCCAAACAGTGATGCTGTTTTGAATTGCCCGGCCTGCATGACTACACTGTGCCTTGATTGCCAAAG GCATGAATCCTACAAGACTCAGTACAGAGCAATGTTTGTGATGAATTGTTCTGTCAACAGAGAGGAGGTTCTAAGATACAAGAAtccagaaaacaggaagaaaaagcgGGGTGCTAAGAAGATGAGGTCTAACGCTGAGGGTCctgtggagacagaagaggaagaaatctaCCATCCTGTCATGTGCACAGAGTGTTCAACTGAAGTGGCAGTCTACGACAAGGATGAAGTCTTTCATTTTTTCAATGTTTTAGCAAGCCATTCttga
- the LOC113835711 gene encoding serine palmitoyltransferase small subunit A produces the protein MAGMGLARAWKQMSWFYYQYLLVTALYMLEPWERTVFNSMLVSVVGMALYTGYVFMPQHIMAILHYFEIVQ, from the exons ATGGCGGGCATGGGGCTGGCGCGGGCCTGGAAGCAGATGTCCTGGTTCTACTACCAGTACCTGCTGGTCACGGCGCTCTACATGCTGGAACCCTGGGAGCGGACCGTGTTCA ATTCAATGCTGGTTTCTGTTGTGGGGATGGCGCTGTACACCGGCTATGTCTTCATGCCTCAACACATCATGGCAATACTGCATTACTTTGAGATTGTACAGTGA